In Humulus lupulus chromosome 7, drHumLupu1.1, whole genome shotgun sequence, the following are encoded in one genomic region:
- the LOC133792680 gene encoding probable fatty acyl-CoA reductase 4 — protein sequence MGTESMELFLENKTILVTGATGFLAKLFVEKILRVSPKVKRIYLLLRASDSNSATHRMHTQVIGKEVFRVLREERGKDFDGFIEQKLVAVAGDISYEDLRIKDVNLRHEMWNNLDIILNSAATTDFYERYDVSLGINTMGVVHMLNFAKKCLKLKVFLHVSTAYVCGEMKGVIEEKAFEIGETLKKNISSKLDFEVENQLAQQKLYQLEQQQASQQTITTTMKEFGIQRARLFGWPNTYVFTKAMGEMCLEQSKHDVFINIIRPTMITSTYKEPFSGWIEGLRTVDSVIIGYGKGKVDCFLGSPTVVIDMIPADMVVNAIIMAIQAHEKKFSGIIYQVGSSMRNPINMSRIYNLTFRYFTKHPLINKDDQKSIRVGKFTLFKHITTFQIFIAIRFILPFKIWYLINTIANLGYSKEMHNRNMRKLEGLMYLVQLYKSYVLFEGIFDDTNLERLQEDAKENNNNVKVIGSFNFDPKSIDWEDYLINTHIPGLTTYVYK from the exons atgggaACTGAAAGTATGGAATTATTTCTGGAAAACAAGACAATTTTAGTGACGGGTGCCACTGGGTTTCTTGCAAAAC TTTTTGTGGAGAAAATACTAAGAGTTTCGCCAAAAGTGAAGAGGATTTATCTTCTTTTAAGGGCTTCAGATTCCAACTCCGCAACCCATCGCATGCATACTCAG gTGATAGGAAAAGAAGTGTTCAGGGTTTTAAGGGAAGAACGAGGCAAAGATTTTGATGGTTTCATAGAGCAAAAATTAGTAGCAGTTGCTGGAGACATTTCATATGAAGACCTCAGAATTAAAGATGTTAATTTAAGGCATGAGATGTGGAATAATTTGGACATTATTCTCAATTCTGCTGCAACAACCGATTTTTATGAGAG ATATGACGTTTCTCTGGGAATTAATACAATGGGAGTGGTGCACATGTTGAACTTTGCCAAGAAATGTCTCAAACTAAAAGTGTTTCTTCATGTATCTACTG CTTATGTGTGTGGAGAAATGAAAGGAGTAATAGAAGAGAAAGCCTTTGAAATTGGTGAAACACTAAAGAAAAATATTAGCTCCAAACTTGAttttgaagttgaaaatcaacttgccCAACAAAAATTGTATCAACTTGAGCAACAACAAGCTTCACAACAAACAATCACAACCACAATGAAGGAATTTGGCATTCaaag GGCAAGACTATTTGGATGGCCAAATACATATGTATTTACAAAAGCAATGGGAGAAATGTGCTTAGAACAATCCAAACATGATGTTTTCATCAATATCATACGTCCAACAATGATAACCAGCACTTACAAAGAGCCATTTTCTGGTTGGATTGAAGGTTTAAG AACCGTTGATAGCGTTATTATTGGATATGGCAAAGGCAAGGTAGATTGCTTCTTGGGAAGTCCCACAGTGGTAATTGATATG ATACCAGCTGACATGGTGGTAAATGCAATTATTATGGCCATACAAGCTCATGAAAAAAAATTCTCTGGAATTATTTACCAAGTTGGGTCCTCAATGAGAAATCCTATAAATATGTCTCGAATATATAATTTGACCTTTCGTTACTTCACTAAACATCCATTGATCAACAAAGATGATCAAAAGTCCATCAGAGTTGGCAAGTTCACACTTTTCAAACACATCACTACTTTCCAAATCTTCATTGCTATTCGATTCATCTTACCTTTCAAG ATATGGTACCTGATAAATACTATAGCAAATCTTGGATATAGCAAGGAGATGCATAATAGAAACATGAGGAAACTTGAGGGTCTAATGTATTTGGTACAACTTTACAAATCATATGTTCTCTTCGAGGGCAT ATTTGATGATACAAACTTGGAGAGGTTGCAAGAAGATGCAAAGGAGAATAACAATAATGTGAAAGTAATTGGATCATTTAATTTTGATCCAAAGTCTATTGATTGGGAAGACTACTTAATCAACACTCACATTCCTGGCCTCACAACCTATGTTTATAAGTGA
- the LOC133790174 gene encoding trans-resveratrol di-O-methyltransferase-like, whose protein sequence is MAALFHGEGSSSSELSQGQAHLYKHMLSYMSTMSLKCAVQLGIPDIINNNAQGQPITLPELVSALQLPPSKTGFVHRLMRLLVHSGFFTAKKVTSQNEEEEEEEVAYGLSPSSRLLLTKGNNEVPSLSPYVLYILDPVALTSCHLLGSWLQKDAAPSPTTPFQSACEGMSFYEYWSTNVKVDHFNEAMASDSGILKVVIKDFKPVFEGIDSLVDVGGCTGEVCKILIEAFPHLKCSVLELSHMVANFPNTENLKFIEGDMFQAIPQADAILLKSIFRGCSDEEALTILKNCRDAISSNGGGKVVIIDMVINSQRDEREVLEAKLLFDLYLMAVITGRERIQKDWEKLFLEAGFNSYKITPVFGLKSLIEVFP, encoded by the exons ATGGCTGCTCTCTTTCATGGGGAAGGAAGTAGTAGCAGTGAGTTATCCCAAGGTCAAGCCCATTTGTACAAGCATATGCTTAGCTACATGAGTACTATGTCTCTGAAATGTGCAGTTCAGCTAGGCATACCAGACATAATCAACAACAATGCCCAAGGCCAACCCATTACTCTTCCTGAGTTGGTCTCTGCCCTTCAACTTCCTCCATCCAAAACTGGCTTCGTCCATCGTCTGATGCGCCTATTAGTACACTCTGGCTTCTTCACAGCAAAGAAAGTTACTAgccaaaatgaagaagaagaagaagaagaagttgcatATGGGCTCTCACCTTCATCTCGATTGCTTCTGACTAAAGGCAATAATGAGGTCCCAAGCTTGTCCCCCTATGTTCTGTACATTCTTGATCCAGTTGCTTTAACATCATGCCATTTGCTTGGAAGTTGGCTCCAGAAAGATGCAGCTCCAAGTCCAACAACGCCGTTTCAGTCAGCTTGTGAGGGGATGAGCTTTTACGAGTATTGGAGCACGAATGTTAAAGTTGATCATTTCAATGAAGCAATGGCCAGTGATTCAGGAATATTGAAGGTTGTTATTAAAGATTTCAAGCCTGTTTTTGAGGGAATAGATTCATTGGTCGATGTAGGCGGCTGTACGGGAGAAGTCTGCAAGATTCTCATTGAAGCATTTCCTCACCTGAAATGCTCAGTGCTTGAACTATCTCATATGGTTGCCAATTTTCCTAATACAGAAAACTTGAAGTTTATTGAGGGTGACATGTTTCAAGCAATCCCTCAAGCTGATGCAATTCTACTCAAG tctattTTTCGTGGTTGTAGTGATGAGGAAGCCCTGACCATTTTGAAGAATTGTAGAGACGCTATTTCAAGCAATGGTGGAGGAAAGGTTGTGATAATAGACATGGTAATAAATAGCCAAAGAGATGAACGTGAAGTATTAGAAGCTAAGCTCTTATTTGATTTGTACCTAATGGCTGTGATCACTGGGAGAGAGAGAATCCAAAAAGATTGGGAAAAGCTCTTTTTGGAAGCTGGTTTCAATAGCTATAAAATTACACCTGTATTTGGTTTAAaatcactaatcgaggtttttccTTGA
- the LOC133789312 gene encoding disease resistance protein RPM1-like, giving the protein MMKQMGLVARSTSTSSYYEMMIQELITPLRKHLQTKKYVIIFDDIWDTDFWENIKYALPGNNNGSRVVITTRNETVAPCDDFIQRLEAWTHDMAYELFCKKTFRCELFRGRCPEELEILCHKIIQKCQGLPLAIEAIASLLSRKKKVKFEWQKVLDNIDFEFKTNPQLMRILKILSLSYHDLPYHLKPCLLYFGIFPEDYVIEKERLCHLLISEGFVQARDGKPLKEEVERYLDELVERSLVSIETLYGPVIGYKVHDLMHEFITSKIKDLCFCQIFSKNNVEFDENKHYCRLSIHGGSMPETITKTIQQYTTVRSIFLLLNFNDNELVISKTFLIALFQNLKLLKILDLENAPLDHLPKELGNLFHLRYLNLSGTNIKVLPESIGKLHDLHYLNLENTQVNKLPKSIGKLHNLRVLNIMYAFVVELPMEVNVLHNLEKIFASRKNELLNLSGVKIQEGFSSLENLVTLMHVEVHQDVVGFTKEIEKLSNLKTLGVSNLTKETSRAIYDVAKKLNHLHTLLLSARDDDDDDDKILDLDSISSSPPPLLHVLYLSGRLNKFEFSNFTNLVGLVLHLSKMTENPLKCLRGLPNLMHLFMDNSYEGEQLHFEEGSFPKLNEIRFKYLLELKFIKIDKGTLPLLKILIIESCPLIEEVPSGIQYLTKLKKLGIWNMPKQFVDRLLQSNGGIDYSKIQHWPVLDII; this is encoded by the coding sequence ATGATGAAACAGATGGGCTTAGTTGCTAGAAGCACTAGTACTAGTTCATATTACGAGATGATGATTCAAGAGCTAATTACACCGCTCAGGAAACATTTGCAGACAAAAAAGTATGTGATCATTTTTGATGATATTTGGGATACAGATTTTTGGGAAAATATCAAATATGCTTTGCCTGGCAACAATAATGGCAGCAGGGTTGTTATCACAACACGCAATGAAACAGTAGCTCCGTGTGATGATTTTATTCAAAGGTTGGAAGCATGGACTCATGATATGGCATATGAGTTGTTTTGTAAGAAAACATTTAGATGTGAGTTGTTTAGGGGTCGTTGCCCTGAAGAGTTAGAGATATTGTGTCACAAGATAATCCAAAAATGTCAAGGCTTGCCACTTGCAATTGAGGCCATAGCTAGTTTATTATCAAGAAAAAAGAAGGTGAAATTTGAATGGCAAAAAGTTCTTGATAATATTGATTTTGAGTTCAAAACAAATCCTCAACTCATGAGAATCTTAAAAATCCTTTCTCTTAGTTACCATGACTTGCCTTACCACCTGAAACCTTGTCTGTTGTACTTTGGTATTTTTCCTGAAGACTATGTAATTGAGAAAGAAAGATTATGTCATTTATTGATTTCTGAAGGTTTTGTTCAAGCAAGGGATGGAAAACCAttgaaggaagaagttgaaagatacTTGGATGAGCTTGTTGAAAGAAGCTTAGTTTCAATTGAGACACTATATGGACCAGTGATAGGTTACAAAGTTCATGATTTGATGCATGAGTTCATCACATCAAAGATAAAGGATTTGTGCTTTTGTCAAATTTTTAGCAAAAACAATGTAGAATTTGATGAAAACAAACATTATTGTCGCTTGTCAATCCATGGTGGAAGTATGCCAGAAACTATAACAAAAACAATCCAACAGTACACAACTGTTCGCTCGATTTTTTTACTTTTAAACTTCAATGACAATGAGTTGGTTATAAGCAAGACATTTTTGATTGCTTTGTTTCAAAACTTAAAGCTCCTGAAAATTTTGGACTTGGAAAATGCACCACTTGATCATCTTCCAAAGGAATTGGGAAATTTGTTCCACTTAAGGTACTTGAATCTTAGTGGTACAAATATCAAAGTTCTTCCAGAGTCTATTGGTAAGCTACATGATTTACACTACTTGAATCTCGAGAACACACAGGTgaataagcttccaaaatccaTAGGCAAGCTTCACAATCTACGTGTTTTGAATATTATGTATGCCTTTGTAGTGGAGTTGCCAATGGAGGTTAATGTGCTACACAATCTTGAGAAAATTTTTGCTTCACGTAAAAATGAGTTACTCAATTTGAGTGGGGTGAAGATACAAGAAGGGTTTAGTTCTTTGGAGAATTTGGTAACATTAATGCATGTGGAAGTGCATCAAGACGTGGTTGGTTTCACAAAGGAGATTGAGAAGTTGAGCAATTTAAAGACGTTGGGCGTTTCGAATTTGACCAAAGAAACTTCCAGGGCTATTTATGATGTTGCTAAGAAGTTGAATCACCTTCACACTTTGCTTTTGAGTGCtcgtgatgatgatgatgatgatgataagaTTCTAGACTTGGATTCAATCTCATCATCACCTCCACCATTGTTGCATGTACTGTACTTGTCTGGTCGATTAAACAAGTTCGAGTTTTCAAATTTCACTAACTTGGTGGGGCTGGTATTACATCTCTCAAAAATGACAGAAAACCCTCTGAAATGTCTGAGAGGCTTGCCCAATCTAATGCATCTTTTCATGGACAACTCATACGAAGGAGAGCAGCTACACTTTGAGGAAGGTAGTTTTCCAAAACTCAATGAGATTCGCTTTAAATATTTGCTAGAATTGAAGTTTATCAAGATAGATAAAGGGACATTGCCTCTCCTTAAGATATTGATTATTGAATCTTGCCCACTTATTGAGGAGGTTCCCTCTGGAATCCAGTATctaacaaagttaaaaaaacttGGTATATGGAACATGCCCAAGCAGTTTGTGGATCGACTACTGCAGTCCAATGGGGGCATTGATTATTCCAAAATTCAGCATTGGCCAGTATTGGATATTATCTAA